Below is a window of bacterium DNA.
ACCGACTCAAGATCAAAACGCCATGCTTGAGGAAGTTAAATCATGTCAAGTCGGTATCGCTCGAAACTGCGGTTGATAATATTGACTCTCTTTCTTGGACTCGTAACCGACTCCACTGTCAGCGAAAGATCTCTTCAGAAAGTTATTTTGATTTCAATCGATACTTTAAGACCCGATTTTCTTGATTGCTATAACTCCGAAATGAAAACCAGCCCGAACCTGAACCGTTTTGCCAATGAGAATATTCTGTTCGCTCAAGTTACTTCGCAAGCACCTTCCACCGCCCTTTCTCATAAGTCCATTCTCTATTCGCTGTATCCATCGATCCACAAAACCTCACGAAACAGCGTACCTGATGAAAAGTTAACCGGGCCGATTCAGCAGTTCCAATTAAACGGCTTTAAGACCGCCGGATTTGTTGGCGGCGGGGAATTAAGTCGAAAATTCGGCTTTGATAAAGGCTTTGACGTCTATTGGGAAGGAGGCACCTACAGTGCTACAGATACAAAAGAATCGCTTGAAAATCTTGAGTGGAAGATAAACGAATGGCTCGATAGCAATTACCAGGAAAAATTTTTTCTTTTCCTTCACACTTATGAGGTTCATTGCCCGTACTTCGCGCCAAAATCATATCGAGATCGATATGCCGGCTCGTATCGAGGCGAAATAGATCCGAGAGGAAAATGTGGAGACAACTATTACAATATCAGGAAACTTTCCGAAGCCGACCTGGATTTCGTTAGAGATCTGTATAAGGCTGAAATCGCTTATGTTGATGATTTCATCGGAAGACTCTTCGATAAACTTCGTGCGCTTCATATTTATAACGAAACGCTAATTGTGGTTCTTTCAGATCACGGGGAGAGTCTTGGTGAACGTGGTTATGTTGGACATAATTTGCTTCGCAACACGCAATTACAAATTCCTCTGATCATACGGATTCCGGGGATCTCTCCACGTCGCATCGATTCACCTGTGGAAGGCATTGATGTAATGCCGACAATCTTCGCTGCCTTAAATCTCTCACCCCCTTTTCGTTTTCAAGGGCGAAATCTAATGCCCTTTGTCTTAAAAGATCGTCGGGTACCGAAACGCGTCTTGATTTCGGAACAAAGTGGAAGGGTTCGGGTCAGGAAAGGAGATAAGGTTGCGATCTTCTTTCCTGACAGGGATCCATCACCTGAGGTTTACGACTTGCGTGAGGATCCGGAAGAACTCAATAATCTGTTCCAAAAATATCCGGATTTCGTACAATCTTGCCGAAAGGATTATTCGGTAATGCTCAGAGGAGCTCAGAGTCTGGCT
It encodes the following:
- a CDS encoding sulfatase — encoded protein: MSSRYRSKLRLIILTLFLGLVTDSTVSERSLQKVILISIDTLRPDFLDCYNSEMKTSPNLNRFANENILFAQVTSQAPSTALSHKSILYSLYPSIHKTSRNSVPDEKLTGPIQQFQLNGFKTAGFVGGGELSRKFGFDKGFDVYWEGGTYSATDTKESLENLEWKINEWLDSNYQEKFFLFLHTYEVHCPYFAPKSYRDRYAGSYRGEIDPRGKCGDNYYNIRKLSEADLDFVRDLYKAEIAYVDDFIGRLFDKLRALHIYNETLIVVLSDHGESLGERGYVGHNLLRNTQLQIPLIIRIPGISPRRIDSPVEGIDVMPTIFAALNLSPPFRFQGRNLMPFVLKDRRVPKRVLISEQSGRVRVRKGDKVAIFFPDRDPSPEVYDLREDPEELNNLFQKYPDFVQSCRKDYSVMLRGAQSLASSFSNRYPGPPFLDEQVTEQLKALGYLP